The following proteins come from a genomic window of Oricola thermophila:
- a CDS encoding GIY-YIG nuclease family protein: MRDPDLDELRAELEEFAQPEKKASRSPREERIIAGFEEIQRFVDEHGRAPRHGEDRDIFERLYAVRLDRIRKLEDCRTLLAPLDRQGLLSGAGTTADAGSDDMDEDELAAELGTINGFEITELRHVRPSAEKRAAEEIASRQRCEDFSKFKPLFQKVQEELDAGVRETRPFELKAEIRPGAWFIVGGQKAYVADMGEVFTNDQGRSDARLRVIFDNGTESNMLMRSLQRALNKDEAGRRITEPVAGPLFSDQHGDEDQASGTIYVLRSKSDLPLVAENRDLVHKIGVTNMSVEQRIAGARLQPTFLMADVEVVATYKLFNINRSRLEKLIHRIFDPARLDIEIRDRFGNPVVPREWFLVPLSAIDEAIRKIRDGTIAGYVYDPQSAQLVRRGTE, from the coding sequence ATGCGTGATCCCGATCTTGATGAGCTTCGCGCCGAACTTGAAGAATTTGCCCAGCCCGAGAAGAAGGCGAGTCGATCGCCTCGCGAGGAGCGCATCATTGCCGGTTTCGAGGAGATCCAGCGCTTCGTGGACGAGCATGGCCGCGCGCCCCGGCACGGCGAGGACCGAGACATCTTCGAGCGGCTCTATGCAGTGCGGCTTGACCGGATACGCAAGCTGGAGGATTGCCGGACATTGCTCGCGCCGCTGGACCGACAAGGCCTGTTGAGTGGAGCCGGGACGACAGCTGATGCCGGGTCGGACGATATGGACGAGGATGAGCTCGCAGCCGAACTCGGCACCATCAACGGATTCGAGATCACCGAGCTTCGCCATGTCCGCCCGAGCGCAGAGAAGCGGGCGGCAGAGGAGATCGCCAGTCGTCAGCGCTGCGAAGACTTCAGTAAATTCAAACCACTGTTCCAGAAAGTTCAGGAAGAGCTTGATGCCGGAGTTCGCGAAACTCGGCCATTTGAGCTGAAAGCCGAAATCAGGCCGGGCGCATGGTTCATCGTTGGTGGCCAGAAGGCCTATGTCGCGGACATGGGCGAGGTCTTCACAAACGATCAGGGGCGATCCGATGCACGGCTGCGCGTGATCTTCGACAACGGAACGGAAAGCAACATGCTCATGCGCTCGCTCCAGCGGGCACTGAACAAGGACGAGGCGGGGCGGCGCATCACGGAGCCCGTTGCCGGCCCCCTGTTTTCCGATCAGCACGGTGACGAGGACCAGGCGAGTGGCACGATCTATGTCCTGCGCAGCAAGTCGGATCTGCCGCTTGTAGCCGAGAACCGCGATCTGGTTCACAAGATCGGCGTCACCAACATGAGCGTCGAGCAACGCATAGCGGGTGCGCGGCTGCAGCCGACCTTCCTGATGGCGGATGTCGAGGTGGTCGCAACCTACAAACTCTTCAACATCAACCGCTCCAGGCTTGAAAAGCTGATCCATCGCATCTTCGATCCGGCGAGGCTGGACATCGAGATCAGGGACCGGTTCGGCAATCCGGTCGTGCCGCGGGAGTGGTTCCTCGTTCCGCTTTCGGCCATCGACGAGGCCATCAGGAAAATCAGGGATGGGACGATTGCCGGTTACGTGTATGACCCGCAGAGCGCCCAGCTTGTGCGTCGCGGGACGGAGTGA
- a CDS encoding DEAD/DEAH box helicase, with translation MSDMSSVPFVSVSYAQTGSSTRSNELGMRPMQERAYEKRGEQYLLIKSPPASGKSRALMFIALDKLENQGLKHAIIVVPEKSIGASFHDEPLSKFGFWADWKVEPKWNLCNAPGGDNGGKVDAVGSFLQSGDKVLVCTHATFRFAVDRFGVEAFDDRLIAVDEFHHVSANPDNKLGQHLGQFIARDKVHIVAMTGSYFRGDAEPVLAPHDEAKFDTVTYTYYEQLNGYEHLKSLDIGYFFYNGPYVDDIAKVLDTDEKTIVHIPNVNSRESTQRGKTTEVSEIMDALGTWEGKDPVTGFDLVKRADGRVLRIADLVDDGPDRHAKVLAALKDPAQKNNRDHVDIIIALGMAKEGFDWIWCEHALTVGYRNSLTEIVQIIGRATRDAPGKTRARFTNLIAEPDASEEAVTEAVNDTLKAIAASLLMEQVLAPRFNFTPKTDTSGPAEGYDYGEGGYDPEKCNVGFNEETGQFQIEIKGLAEPKSKEAERICQEDLNEVIAAFVQDKNTIERGLFDEELVPEELTQVRMGKIVKDKYPELEDEDQEAIRQHAIAALNLTQQAKKAIIEGEDAVKGNTALIDGVRRFAMDVRELDIDLIDRINPFGEAYAILAKTMSEDSLKQVATAIAAKKTRISPEDAKAIAKRAVEFKRERGRLPSVTATDPWERHLAEGAAAFVRYKDEGRYA, from the coding sequence ATGAGTGACATGAGCTCCGTACCCTTTGTCTCCGTCTCCTATGCGCAAACCGGCAGTTCGACCCGGTCCAACGAGCTCGGCATGCGGCCGATGCAGGAGCGCGCCTACGAGAAACGCGGCGAGCAATACCTGCTGATCAAGTCGCCGCCTGCATCCGGCAAGAGCCGTGCGCTGATGTTCATCGCGCTCGACAAGCTGGAGAACCAGGGGTTGAAGCACGCAATCATCGTCGTGCCGGAAAAGTCGATCGGCGCCAGCTTCCACGACGAGCCGCTGAGCAAGTTTGGTTTCTGGGCCGACTGGAAGGTGGAGCCGAAATGGAATCTGTGCAACGCGCCCGGCGGTGACAATGGCGGCAAGGTCGATGCCGTCGGCTCATTCCTTCAAAGCGGTGACAAGGTGCTGGTGTGCACCCATGCGACGTTCCGTTTCGCCGTCGACAGATTCGGCGTGGAGGCCTTCGACGACCGGCTGATCGCCGTGGACGAGTTCCACCACGTCTCGGCCAATCCCGACAACAAGCTGGGCCAGCATCTCGGTCAGTTCATCGCGCGCGACAAGGTGCATATCGTGGCGATGACAGGTTCATATTTCCGGGGCGATGCCGAGCCCGTGCTGGCGCCCCATGACGAGGCAAAGTTCGACACCGTTACCTATACCTACTATGAGCAGCTCAATGGCTACGAGCACCTGAAGTCGCTTGACATCGGCTATTTCTTCTACAACGGGCCCTATGTCGACGACATCGCCAAGGTGCTCGACACCGACGAAAAGACCATCGTTCACATTCCCAATGTCAATTCGCGCGAGAGCACCCAGCGCGGAAAGACCACCGAGGTCAGCGAAATCATGGATGCGCTGGGAACCTGGGAAGGCAAGGATCCGGTGACAGGCTTCGACCTGGTCAAGCGCGCGGATGGCCGCGTGCTCAGGATTGCCGATCTTGTCGATGACGGACCGGATCGGCATGCCAAGGTGCTCGCCGCTCTCAAGGATCCGGCGCAGAAGAACAACCGCGACCATGTCGACATCATCATCGCGCTGGGCATGGCGAAGGAAGGCTTCGACTGGATCTGGTGTGAACACGCCCTGACAGTCGGCTATCGCAACAGCCTGACGGAGATCGTGCAGATCATCGGACGGGCGACACGCGATGCGCCGGGCAAGACGCGGGCTCGCTTCACCAACCTGATCGCCGAGCCGGACGCTTCCGAAGAGGCAGTGACCGAGGCGGTGAACGACACGCTGAAGGCGATTGCCGCAAGCTTGCTCATGGAGCAGGTGCTGGCGCCGCGCTTCAACTTTACGCCGAAGACGGATACGAGTGGCCCCGCCGAAGGCTACGATTACGGGGAGGGGGGCTACGATCCGGAAAAATGCAATGTCGGGTTCAATGAAGAAACCGGGCAGTTCCAGATCGAGATCAAGGGACTGGCGGAGCCAAAGAGCAAGGAGGCCGAACGCATCTGCCAGGAGGATTTGAACGAGGTCATCGCCGCCTTTGTGCAGGACAAGAACACGATCGAGCGCGGCCTGTTCGACGAGGAACTCGTGCCCGAGGAACTGACCCAGGTACGCATGGGCAAGATCGTCAAGGACAAATACCCGGAACTTGAGGACGAGGACCAGGAAGCGATCCGCCAGCATGCCATCGCGGCGCTCAACCTGACCCAGCAGGCCAAGAAGGCGATCATCGAGGGTGAAGACGCGGTGAAGGGCAACACGGCGCTGATCGACGGTGTTCGGCGTTTCGCAATGGATGTCCGCGAGCTGGATATCGACCTCATCGACCGGATCAATCCGTTCGGGGAGGCCTACGCCATTCTTGCCAAGACGATGAGCGAGGACAGTCTCAAGCAGGTCGCGACGGCCATCGCGGCAAAGAAGACGCGCATTTCGCCGGAAGATGCCAAAGCGATCGCCAAGCGGGCAGTCGAGTTCAAACGGGAGAGGGGGCGTCTGCCTTCTGTGACCGCGACGGATCCATGGGAGCGGCATCTGGCGGAAGGCGCGGCGGCGTTCGTTCGGTACAAGGACGAGGGCCGCTATGCGTGA
- a CDS encoding DUF262 domain-containing protein, with translation MEARNKTIEQWFSMIQQGQVVLPRFQRHEAWGRGQIAALLENVVRKPPLPMGTLLVLEIGNEEPFHSRPIVGAPAPDTGTRPSMHLLDGQQRMTALWRSLNDDYDDLTLFISFREADPEIDPDEAAQVDAPQVVPVKRWFRKDIRQPVWADDPVQQFERGLFPASLLVPGSGGEKALKTWLATVGESGASTAEMLPRLYELRGRVANYMIPFLALGVETGRETALDVFIRMNTSASPLKDFDIVVAQLEEATGQSLHDMVEELLDDAPQAREYGKVEDIVLSVGALLMGRAPLKKTYLEKGFGNELANVWQEVKRGFARGLPFLQQEALFNEKCLPTDVAVYLTCALWARAPEEGFDAEGNARALIRKVLWRACYTDRYGKTSATRAYADFTRLSGALDGGGSADACELFDEEQYPIADVSQLIGAGWPGRKDRLPRAILATALRAGGHDFADGAPIGPGNIARREYHHLYPVAILSGDRRDALVNRALNCALITWRTNRKVAAKTPREYIEARAEAANLGEEVVRQRLATHLIPYDALIAGDYDAFLNARAELIACHMKALCDGHIPSWFPTNPGTVQ, from the coding sequence TTGGAAGCGCGCAACAAGACCATTGAGCAGTGGTTTTCCATGATCCAGCAGGGGCAGGTGGTGCTGCCCAGGTTCCAGCGCCACGAGGCCTGGGGACGGGGGCAGATCGCGGCCCTGCTCGAAAACGTTGTCCGCAAGCCGCCACTGCCCATGGGCACGCTGCTCGTACTGGAGATCGGGAACGAGGAGCCGTTCCATTCTCGCCCGATCGTTGGCGCACCCGCCCCGGACACGGGAACCCGGCCATCCATGCACCTGCTGGACGGCCAGCAGCGCATGACGGCGCTTTGGCGCAGCCTCAACGACGACTATGACGACCTGACGCTGTTCATCTCGTTCAGGGAGGCCGATCCCGAAATCGATCCAGACGAGGCCGCGCAGGTGGATGCGCCGCAGGTGGTTCCGGTCAAGCGGTGGTTCCGCAAGGACATACGGCAGCCCGTCTGGGCGGATGACCCGGTTCAGCAATTCGAGCGTGGCCTGTTTCCGGCTTCGCTTCTCGTTCCGGGCAGTGGCGGCGAAAAGGCCCTGAAGACATGGCTTGCCACGGTCGGCGAGAGCGGCGCCAGCACGGCGGAAATGCTGCCGCGTCTCTACGAGTTGAGGGGACGCGTTGCCAATTACATGATTCCTTTCCTGGCCCTTGGCGTGGAGACCGGACGCGAAACCGCACTCGATGTCTTCATTCGCATGAATACGTCCGCCTCACCGCTGAAGGATTTCGATATCGTCGTGGCCCAGCTGGAGGAGGCGACAGGCCAGTCCCTGCACGACATGGTGGAAGAATTGCTCGACGACGCTCCGCAGGCGCGCGAATACGGCAAGGTCGAGGATATCGTCCTGTCTGTCGGCGCCCTTCTCATGGGGCGTGCACCCCTGAAGAAGACATATCTGGAGAAAGGCTTCGGCAACGAGCTTGCGAATGTCTGGCAGGAGGTGAAGCGCGGCTTCGCGCGCGGGCTTCCGTTCCTGCAGCAGGAGGCGTTGTTCAACGAGAAATGCCTGCCGACGGACGTCGCCGTCTATCTGACCTGCGCGCTTTGGGCACGGGCGCCCGAGGAAGGGTTCGATGCGGAAGGCAATGCCCGCGCGCTGATCAGGAAGGTATTGTGGCGCGCATGCTATACCGACCGATACGGCAAGACTTCCGCCACACGGGCCTATGCCGATTTTACAAGATTGTCAGGTGCGCTCGACGGCGGGGGCAGCGCGGATGCCTGTGAGCTCTTTGACGAGGAACAGTATCCGATTGCCGACGTCAGCCAATTGATTGGCGCCGGCTGGCCAGGTCGCAAGGATCGGCTGCCTCGCGCAATCCTTGCAACGGCATTGCGTGCCGGCGGGCATGACTTCGCCGACGGTGCCCCGATCGGTCCGGGCAATATTGCCCGGCGCGAGTATCACCATCTCTATCCCGTCGCGATACTGAGCGGAGACCGTCGCGACGCGCTGGTCAATCGCGCACTCAATTGCGCACTCATCACGTGGCGGACCAACCGGAAAGTGGCCGCCAAGACGCCAAGGGAATATATCGAGGCGCGGGCCGAAGCGGCAAATCTCGGTGAAGAGGTTGTCCGCCAAAGGCTGGCAACTCATCTGATACCGTATGATGCGTTGATAGCCGGCGATTATGACGCTTTCCTGAATGCACGTGCCGAGCTGATTGCGTGCCACATGAAGGCGTTATGCGATGGACATATTCCGTCATGGTTCCCGACAAACCCTGGAACCGTGCAATGA